A region of Micropterus dolomieu isolate WLL.071019.BEF.003 ecotype Adirondacks linkage group LG01, ASM2129224v1, whole genome shotgun sequence DNA encodes the following proteins:
- the nhsl1a gene encoding NHS-like protein 1: MLRDAGASEGDMSCLKGGDGDSKWSVRYTTQKPQQGLLFIPGKRRSGSADDLQGQRSTGRNGVSNGLTQHGYSRPGSSQPRPPSPSSSGLDQSEGRTTRRRWKDKSRRMSSAFSDEDEKFILNNTRPLTPLVLNPVHRTSCWDVFAPTYEPAVEDEMEPPPRLPTPEERMRQQAEAVAADIVPINITGQSFDRQASFRRVASNADSLSRRPRNLSRCKRVTGMSDDVNRKLDSPLVSLVLPVQFSAVSPPAHQQNSTGQEVKEKERGEVRQEGQSSVRRIRAPRGEGMSSLMASLTSSPPVKPCHDHAISCCSSPSEIHSLPRPGTNSSLNSEASCNSASYRTLSASSSCCQDLQGFPSDLQPLLPFDPTARVIPLSPSSSSSSFPSSPVSSSLPRTPSRALKSEWSYPGDKSLNEAAQHPSSRSSSQYLSSSSIADSESQFSYQDTQCSFDEEAWSYRPLSRSSSVHSGITQEMRCLSGEGWSCDPLLSSARSSPSHTDSTSLCSEKMTSSPRPMQEKRKSSTSSSYSSSITRCISLRKSKRPPPPPLRSDSLRRRPGRSKPSRSSSSPRVERKPTSSPQAFDDPWVPRSNLRRRQSGLNCGTVTTFEPLSPDCQAEISFDYPPSEHVPPSPSPSHAVAPGSPGSEEEGLRFTLNPLPAGSSAAGLQRLASPSSGYSSQSNTPTPGTPVSSPLTPSSPLAASPEAFPLPATSPFSSLRSSSFPLSPSVSCLPGTTSRGEGRPKPPVPERKSSLFSSLSSSFSSTSSLSSCTSSESSARHPLLPPPPPLPGSSSPLSPVFYSPIHSSPPPAPPLPQSCPPAPVTKLSAAPSPPPPPLPPSSLPIPPPLPPSSLPPPPPLPPFCRPPPPPYSHAVRQTSFVSTITSSTNFPPPPTSPPPPPIPPSSEIPEFPFADLPPPPPPPPLPSLPVSSATSSTPPGHGKSPNCYLKVATPPGLLVTAQALQGVKLRSVKNQEDPLPDTMLANAASANANHANTIYALPSKEAYAYNAALANANLDCPTSADVKAVRNGLQNDPGSNEANTTSALMGNSSLYSPANADGPACKSDYDYYNLTKSEVTAPDAKSSYANLQSQRGVVAGPANQNSSGPKLTDGETPLDIQYNEREKEGTKMYATLANNEDSSPDNPWVKMSYDSDKNHINTVIQQQITDSKLTEPAEQQDVRHTDSAYWTLSGTKREPRRKNGTILSESKDEVETNDESNSEIWNHGAADGESAAHSNSVCKTGSPRKLGSPEKPIPPKKPDLCILGSWKSSGQITAPALGLNGQSEFPSDSFCTPLHTTLSHCAPSPKLLKSVSETTPPARSVNAAASSPVNTTPADVAPLSPADVASLSPASSPHRQKPQILHKKPDVSMTSPKTTKPLVASKSTGEASIGTRGPLGNCGPSGIIGFAETLRIKGAPNIDGTMSTSESCGTSDTWGTVGAFSTLENSGVRGGTSSHTGGAQTGATDPRCAGIIGTRLHKDDEKLFQMRMMRSLLAEEEEEKERVEERGRKSAAMMMMMSSTSRKRDKAKKRRKRRPGRQLLMMSSKKEPSPSSSSSSSSSSSSSSSGDERDGGKERTRQTSERVRVTCDRDTSDSESSCSLIGQSKFSLSRALSTESLGGGLSLPDLLIQEEERSSEGAERKREEVKEAGGPPDADVFVGVSADQMCVSSRPRTTEDLFAVIHRSKRKMLGRRDSEDERRRISSSSSSSSSPSVSPTDPSPRLQRPGAFRSQRSARSESFKALLLRKGTRADSSSRISAVERLRVTASPTTAADLRSVLPPPPVQPEVNPAGLSQTSDTCDLNVHRALDAPASLCGQNFSMMFGWRRRDLMPHHPLLTSSSSPFFFLSSSSLRPRSLTPPCSSSRRFAARCRLYAAPMTAIFEGESEEEEDDGVFSESPGIEGGPSQRLVETS, encoded by the exons GACAGAGTTTTGATCGTCAGGCCAGTTTTCGAAGAGTGGCTTCCAACGCTGACTCGTTATCCCGGCGCCCCCGGAACCTGAGCCGCTGCAAGAGAGTTACTGGGATGTCCGATGATGTCAACCGGAAGCTTG acTCGCCTTTGGTCTCTTTGGTTCTTCCTGTTCAGTTCTCCGCCGTGAGTCCACCTGCCCACCAACAGAACAGTACAGGGCAGGAggtgaaagaaaaggagaggggaGAAGTCAGACAGGAGGGGCAGTCATCAGTGAGGAGGATCCGAGCTCCAAGAGGTGAGGGGATGTCCAGCCTCATGGCCTCCCttacctcctctcctcctgtcaaACCCTGTCACGACCACGCCATCTCCTGCTGCTCATCCCCCTCGGAGATCCACAGCCTCCCACGTCCGGGAACCAACTCGTCTCTGAACTCCGAGGCCAGCTGTAACAGCGCCTCCTACAGGACGCTCAGTGCCTCCTCATCTTGCTGCCAG GATCTACAGGGTTTCCCCAGTGACCTCCAGCCCCTGCTGCCCTTTGACCCCACTGCCAGAGTCATCCCCCTGTCaccttcctcctcatcctcttcctttccttcctccccggtctcctcctccctccctcgcACCCCAAGCCGTGCTCTAAAATCAGAGTGGTCTTACCCCGGCGATAAGTCCCTGAATGAGGCTGCCCAACATCCCAGTTCCCGTTCCTCCTCCCAATACCTATCCTCTTCTTCCATCGCAGACTCAGAGTCTCAGTTTAGTTACCAGGATACCCAATGCTCCTTCGATGAGGAGGCATGGAGCTACCGGCCCCTCTCCCGCAGCTCCAGTGTCCACAGCGGCATCACCCAGGAGATGAGGTGTCTTTCTGGGGAAGGTTGGAGCTGTGATCCCCTGCTCTCCTCCGCTCGCTCTTCGCCCTCTCACACTGACAGCACCTCTCTGTGTTCAGAGAAAATGACCTCCTCTCCCAGGCCAATGCAGGAGAAAAGGAAGTCCAGCACTTCCTCCTCCTACTCGTCTTCCATCACCCGCTGCATCTCCCTCCGCAAGTCCAAGCGGCCGCCTCCTCCGCCATTGCGCTCTGACTCCCTGAGGCGCCGTCCGGGTCGTAGCAAACCCTCCCGCTCCTCGTCCAGTCCCCGTGTGGAGCGTAAGCCCACCTCCTCTCCACAGGCCTTCGATGACCCCTGGGTGCCCCGGAGCAACCTCAGAAGACGCCAGAGTGGGCTTAACTGTGGGACAGTCACAACCTTTGAACCCTTAAGCCCGGACTGCCAGGCGGAAATCTCCTTTGACTATCCTCCGTCCGAGCACGTGCCGCCAAGTCCCAGCCCCTCCCACGCCGTCGCCCCTGGGTCTCCAGGCTCAGAGGAGGAGGGGCTAAGATTTACCCTAAACCCCCTTCCAGCTGGCTCTTCCGCGGCCGGGCTGCAGCGGCTCGCTTCGCCCTCTAGTGGCTACTCCAGCCAGTCTAACACCCCCACTCCAGGCACACCCGTGTCCTCGCCCCtcaccccctcctctcctctcgcaGCAAGCCCCGAAGCCTTCCCTCTCCCCGCGACCTCCCCCTTCTCCTCTTTACGCTCCTCTTCTTTCCCTCTGTCCCCTTCTGTCTCCTGCCTGCCCGGGACGACGTCTCGGGGCGAAGGGAGGCCAAAGCCGCCGGTGCCAGAGAGGAAGTCATCactcttttcctccctctcctcctcattttcctccacctcctccctctcctcctgcaCCTCCTCAGAATCCTCTGCCAGGCATccacttctccctcctcctcctcctctaccaggatcttcctctcctctgtctcctgtCTTCTACTCCCCCATtcactcctcccctcctcccgcTCCTCCCCTTCCTCAGTCCTGCCCCCCTGCTCCTGTAACCAAACTCTCTGCTGctccttct ccacctcctcctcctctaccacCTTCATCCCTCCccattcctcctcctctcccgccttcatccctccctcctccacctcctcttcctcctttctgtcggcctcctcctcccccctacTCCCACGCCGTCAGGCAGACCTCCTTTGTGTCCACCATAACCTCGTCAACCAACTTCCCTCCTCCCCCAACCtccccaccacctcctccaaTTCCTCCCTCTTCAGAAATCCCAGAATTCCCATTCGCtgacctccctcctccccccccaccaccacctctgCCTTCTCTCCCCGTATCCTCTgccacctcctccaccccccCAGGCCATGGCAAGTCTCCAAATTGCTATTTAAAAGTGGCCACGCCCCCCGGCCTCCTGGTCACTGCCCAAGCTTTGCAGGGCGTCAAGCTTCGATCTGTCAAGAACCAGGAAGACCCGCTCCCTGACACCATGCTAGCCAATGCTGCATCTGCTAATGCTAACCATGCTAATACCATCTATGCTCTACCGAGCAAAGAAGCTTATGCATACAATGCTGCGTTGGCTAATGCTAATCTTGATTGCCCGACTAGCGCTGATGTTAAAGCAGTTAGGAATGGATTACAAAATGATCCAGGTAGCAATGAGGCTAACACAACTAGCGCATTAATGGGTAATTCTAGCCTTTATAGCCCAGCCAACGCTGATGGACCTGCATGCAAGTCAGATTATGATTACTATAACCTAACAAAAAGTGAGGTGACGGCACCCGACGCTAAGTCATCTTATGCTAATCTTCAGAGCCAGCGAGGCGTCGTTGCTGGTCCAGCTAACCAGAACAGCTCTGGGCCTAAGCTGACCGATGGCGAAACTCCTCTAGACATCCAGTACAATGAACGAGAGAAGGAAGGTACTAAGATGTATGCCACACTGGCAAACAATGAAGACTCCAGTCCTGACAATCCCTGGGTCAAAATGTCTTATGATTCTGACAAAAACCACATCAACACAGTCATCCAACAACAGATCACCGACAGTAAGCTGACTGAGCCTGCAGAGCAACAGGATGTTAGGCACACTGATTCTGCATACTGGACGCTCTCCGGAACAAAACGAGAGCCTCGAAGAAAGAACGGAACAATACTGTCGGAGAGCAAAGATGAAGTAGAGACAAATGACGAGAGTAATTCGGAAATATGGAATCACGGTGCAGCTGATGGAGAATCAGCAGCACACAGTAACAGCGTCTGTAAGACAGGCAGCCCGAGGAAGCTCGGCTCCCCAGAGAAGCCGATTCCCCCAAAGAAGCCTGATCTTTGCATTCTGGGTAGCTGGAAGAGCAGTGGACAAATCACGGCGCCTGCCCTTGGGCTCAACGGCCAATCTGAATTTCCGTCCGATTCCTTCTGCACACCTTTGCACACAACTCTGAGCCACTGTGCGCCTTCACCAAAGCTCTTGAAGTCAGTGAGCGAAACAACTCCACCTGCGCGCTCAGTGAATGCTGCTGCTTCTTCGCCTGTAAACACAACGCCCGCCGACGTCGCCCCACTCTCGCCCGCCGACGTCGCCTCGCTCTCGCCCGCCAGCTCGCCTCACAGGCAGAAGCCACAGATTTTGCACAAGAAGCCAGATGTCTCAATGACGTCACCCAAAACAACCAAACCGCTCGTCGCATCTAAAAGTACAGGGGAGGCATCCATAGGGACCAGGGGCCCCTTGGGGAACTGTGGCCCCTCGGGAATCATTGGTTTCGCAGAGACCCTGAGGATCAAAGGGGCTCCCAATATCGATGGAACCATGAGTACTTCGGAGAGCTGCGGTACCTCAGACACATGGGGGACTGTGGGGGCCTTTAGCACCTTAGAGAACTCGGGGGTCCGTGGTGGTACTTCCAGCCACACGGGGGGAGCCCAAACTGGAGCAACAGACCCCCGTTGTGCTGGGATCATCGGGACAAGACTTCATAAGGATGACGAGAAACTCTTTCAAATGAGGATGATGAGGTCACTGCTggctgaagaggaagaggagaaagagagggtggaagagagagggaggaaatcGGCcgcgatgatgatgatgatgtcgtCCACCTCAAGGAAAAGAGACAAagcaaagaagaggaggaagagaaggccGGGCAGGCAACTGCTGATGATGTCATCGAAAAAGGAGCCCTCTCCCTcttcgtcgtcgtcgtcgtcgtcgtcgtcatcttcatcctcatctGGAGATGAACGAGACGGGGGGAAGGAGAGGACGAGGCAAACGAGCGAGAGGGTGAGGGTGACGTGCGATCGAGACACCAGCGACTCCGAAAGCtcctgctctctgattggtcagagCAAGTTCTCCCTCAGCAGAGCGCTGTCCACGGAGAGCCTGGGGGGGGGGCTGTCACTTCCAGACCTCCTgatacaggaggaggagaggagcagtgagggagcagagaggaaaagggaggaggtgaaggaggcTGGAGGACCCCCAGATG cTGACGTGTTCGTCGGTGTTTCGGCGGACCAGATGTGCGTCTCCAGTCGACCTCGAACCACAGAGGACCTGTTTGCTGTCATCCACAG gTCAAAGAGGAAGATGCTAGGAAGAAGGGATTCAGAAGACGAGAGACGCCGTATCTCGTCTTCGtcgtcctcctcgtcctccccTTCAGTCTCCCCCACCGACCCCTCGCCCCGTCTGCAGCGGCCCGGAGCCTTCAGAAGTCAAAGATCAGCGAGAAGTGAAAGCTTTAAGGCTCTCCTGCTCAGGAAGGGAACTCGGGCTGATTCGTCTTCTCGAATCTCTGCTGTCGAGCGGCTCCGCGTCACTGCGTCTCCTACGACCGCCGCCGACCTCCGGAGTGTGCTGCCACCGCCACCAGTCCAGCCCGAAGTCAACCCCGCAGGCTTGTCCCAAACCTCGGATACATGTGATTTGAATGTCCACCGCGCTCTGGATGCACCAGCGTCTCTCTGCGGTCAGAACTTCTCCATGATGTTCGGATGGAGGCGACGGGATCTGATGCCTCATCACcccctcctcacctcctcctcctctcccttcttcttcctctcctcatcctccttgCGGCCTCGCTCGCTCACGCCTCCCTGCTCCTCCAGCCGACGCTTTGCCGCTCGCTGCCGCCTCTACGCCGCCCCCATGACCGCCATCTTTGAAGGAGAaagcgaggaggaggaagacgacgGGGTTTTCAGCGAGTCTCCGGGAATCGAAGGAGGACCGAGTCAGAGGCTGGTCGAGACTTCCTGA